A portion of the Blastochloris tepida genome contains these proteins:
- a CDS encoding TIGR02679 family protein has translation MSDPADARLLRLLGGESLAGLRQRLRRRFAHAHPDRPLEHIRINGLTADEHAALASLTGRPQRFSASMRIDLDRVDTSFRNAGVAASLRDALERLDGPIPDVAATRLRARDQWAQVVENCRDPLLSDLLRESSGLGLLRRLARQDAARATELCRRAEAVLRRLPAHGVTHSQLAAEVLGDAHALDAGQPVATLVLATQRRLALSARRETDDATRQEDGADPQPAAERARDLWAMAGVLVNELARPALFLNLPATGLCDGGDGEPRYASLRALLRAPPRWDVAGLEVHVCENPNLLAIAADRLGARCTPLVCTDGMPAAAQRTLLAQLAQAGARLLYHGDFDWPGLRIANHVMRAFGARPWRLGVSDYLTAAHTATGMGHPLRGEPVEASWDMALAAAMRQHRLAIAEEALTDSLLRDLDTHRSK, from the coding sequence ATGAGCGATCCGGCCGACGCCCGTCTGCTACGTCTGCTCGGCGGCGAAAGTCTTGCCGGGTTGCGCCAGCGGTTGCGGCGGCGTTTCGCGCATGCGCATCCGGACCGGCCGCTGGAGCATATTCGCATCAATGGCCTGACCGCCGACGAACACGCGGCGCTGGCGTCCCTCACCGGCCGGCCGCAGCGATTTTCCGCCTCCATGCGTATCGACCTCGATCGCGTCGACACGTCATTTCGCAACGCCGGGGTCGCAGCCTCGCTGCGCGACGCGTTGGAACGCCTCGACGGCCCCATTCCCGACGTGGCGGCGACGCGCCTGCGGGCGCGCGATCAGTGGGCCCAGGTCGTTGAAAATTGTCGCGATCCCCTTTTGTCGGATCTGCTGCGCGAGTCCTCGGGGTTGGGTCTCCTCAGACGCCTGGCCCGGCAGGATGCAGCGAGGGCGACGGAACTGTGCCGCCGCGCCGAGGCCGTGCTGCGGCGGTTGCCGGCGCATGGCGTCACGCATTCGCAACTCGCCGCCGAGGTTCTGGGCGATGCCCATGCGCTGGATGCGGGCCAACCCGTCGCGACCCTCGTGCTTGCGACGCAGCGCCGGCTCGCTTTGTCCGCGCGCAGGGAGACGGACGATGCAACGCGGCAGGAGGACGGTGCCGATCCACAGCCGGCCGCCGAGCGGGCGCGGGATCTCTGGGCCATGGCCGGCGTGCTCGTCAACGAACTGGCGCGCCCTGCGCTGTTCCTGAATCTGCCGGCGACGGGCCTATGCGACGGCGGCGACGGCGAGCCGCGCTACGCATCGCTGCGCGCGCTGCTGCGCGCGCCGCCGCGGTGGGACGTCGCTGGCCTTGAGGTCCATGTCTGCGAGAATCCCAATTTGCTGGCGATCGCCGCCGATCGCCTGGGCGCGCGTTGCACACCGCTGGTGTGTACCGATGGCATGCCTGCAGCGGCCCAGCGGACGCTCCTCGCTCAGCTCGCACAGGCCGGCGCACGCCTGCTCTATCACGGTGATTTCGACTGGCCGGGCCTGCGCATCGCCAATCATGTGATGCGCGCGTTCGGCGCGCGGCCGTGGCGTCTTGGCGTGAGCGATTACCTGACCGCCGCCCACACCGCCACCGGCATGGGACACCCTCTCCGAGGTGAGCCGGTCGAGGCGTCGTGGGATATGGCGTTGGCAGCGGCCATGCGGCAACATCGCCTAGCCATCGCCGAAGAGGCCCTCACAGATTCGCTGTTGCGGGACCTCGACACTCACCGGTCGAAGTAA
- a CDS encoding DUF3320 domain-containing protein yields MSEASVTIRSAVAGQIGVAFHQNAVPIVRELVIANAGEADLIDVRVTLTGEPGFLAPLTLRIDRIAAGATHHLPTPDLVLDAGFLRSIAEGLRGSLAITVLAGETVVAQDTVAVDLLPPSHWGGSGAAPELLAAFVQPNDPAIDALLRDAAAKLAAAGKPAAIDGYAGGTRQRVWELASAIWVAVAARGLAYVMPPASFERTGQKVRSPSDILERKVATCLDSTLLLAACLEQASLNPLVVLTRDHAFVGVWLKDDGFSSGVVDDAQVLRKRRDLEDVIFIETTFLTHQPPARFQQAVEHAAKLLDEGAIAPLELALDVRRARARNIRPLELADRRATVTPVDDGPPAEIGLDEAPAFAEEVVVRDDDSGPVDRLERWKRKLLDLSLRNKMLNYKDGKTSVVIECPEPARLEDLLSSGKRFRLRPRSDVLGADDPRDATLLLARQHEDVRKRAILDALEREELHTTLADDELDSRLTELFRMSRTAFEEGGANVLFLALGFLSWTPAERARPCRAPLILLPVSLQRSSVRSGFRLGLHEDEPRFNPTLIEMLRQDFRLAMPELERELPSDDAGLDVARIWQIVRAQIRDMKGWEVTPDVVLSTFSFSKFLMWKDLVDRMDLLKRNPVVAHLIDTPKHSYGAGATFPEPASIDRDHHPADLFAPLSADSSQLSAVLAAAAGRDFVLFGPPGTGKSQTIANMISQCLAHGKTVLFVSQKTAALEVVQRRLRDIGLGEYCLEVHSTKAQKSAVLGQLRTAWHERAAPTAEDWHAAAGRLAQLRDELNALVAALHRRRANGTTAHEMFGRVVAARGAYGSVVFDWPAEHTPAYLEELRTLVHEIRTDLVVIGSPTEHPLVGITTAEWSPAWRAAVQQAADAYLSMARALDGRAAAFAASIGVPSVETPAAIALLCALGRLLSDPQAQVGAGFLSPQADALRDAIDALGALRKRARPLREGLSAPFRASVFREDLRALLGEWIEATNANFLVRSGRQKQVRQKLQPFATGPLGANLGSDLAILLDLRDLAAEAESTCGTLAALDIATNGLDTEVDALAPAIAWADEARRLSAALAPVLGIEAERIEGHLLSLVTEYAALLAPGSGACVAHAALEAAWNAFRPAHERLIALADGSSPAGFVVDEPSWLARSVAIVERWLANINRAPDWCRWNATAARARAIGLGPLVDAIGSSKIEPDEAGAAFEVAYARWGAERIIGEDPVLRTFSAVRHEDAIARFRAADERVAELAKRVVRARLSGNIPTPTAFGADPEWGTLARELAKKARHQPLRQLFARIPTVLTKLTPCVMMSPLSIAQYLPPDSVPFDVVIFDEASQIPVWDAIGAIARGRQVVIVGDPEQLPPTSVGERGVDEIDDAADIDDQESILDECLASNIPQRRLDWHYRSRHESLIAFSNHHYYTGRLVTFPSPVTEDRAVRYVHVPGGVYERGAGRVNRTEARAVVADIVRRLSEPEFASLRSSLGVVTFNAEQQRLIENLLDQERRARPDLEVFFDPARWHEPVFVKNLENVQGDERDVVLFSVAVAPSESGRGVATISSLNKSGGHRRLNVAITRARKEMAVFATLRPEDIDLSRTNARGVAEFKHFLEFAERGSRALAEAFSVAGHAPDSPFEEAVKAALEARGWTVHAQIGVSGFRVDLGVVDPDAPGRYLAGVECDGATYHRSATARDRDRLREHVLTGLGWRIRRVWSTDWWFDPEWAADRLHDMLLADLDAARAARAAPPEPANVAESEPGERTDTDLLSEDLVAENGGPLPGRFAEEPAYDDDVTGTPAPTSAADQPDPWPLSQDVEPRRMYAEAAQMPAASSAPPIEATEAVYRITDLQAAGFTPDGGRFYEPQYRAELRRMVAHIIATEGPIFEDVLVQRIASHHGFARAASRIREVVIGAVPADVRRTAEGERIVCWQPGADPSQPVPFRASPSGQRDHSDVPLVELASLAKRFADEGHDDEAVVLMMARHLGLGRLRSSTRLRLEEAVRLISLD; encoded by the coding sequence ATGAGCGAAGCGAGCGTCACGATCCGCAGCGCAGTTGCCGGTCAAATCGGCGTCGCGTTCCACCAGAATGCCGTTCCGATCGTCCGGGAGCTGGTCATCGCCAATGCGGGCGAAGCGGACCTCATCGATGTGCGCGTGACCCTCACCGGCGAGCCCGGCTTCCTCGCACCTCTCACTCTCCGAATCGACCGGATTGCCGCCGGCGCCACCCATCACCTGCCGACGCCCGACCTTGTTCTTGATGCCGGCTTCCTGCGCAGCATCGCCGAGGGGCTGCGCGGCAGCCTCGCCATCACGGTGCTGGCCGGCGAGACGGTGGTCGCCCAGGACACGGTGGCGGTCGACCTCCTGCCGCCCTCGCACTGGGGCGGCAGCGGCGCGGCGCCCGAGCTGCTGGCGGCCTTCGTGCAGCCGAACGACCCCGCCATCGACGCGCTGCTGCGCGACGCCGCCGCCAAGCTCGCCGCCGCCGGCAAGCCTGCGGCGATCGACGGCTATGCCGGGGGAACCCGCCAGCGCGTCTGGGAGCTGGCGAGCGCGATCTGGGTGGCGGTCGCGGCGCGCGGCCTCGCCTATGTGATGCCGCCGGCGAGCTTCGAACGGACCGGGCAAAAGGTGCGCAGCCCGAGCGATATTCTCGAGCGAAAGGTCGCGACCTGCCTCGACAGCACCCTGCTGCTCGCAGCCTGCCTGGAGCAGGCGAGCCTCAATCCGCTTGTCGTGCTGACCAGGGACCACGCCTTCGTCGGCGTATGGCTCAAGGATGACGGCTTCAGCTCGGGTGTGGTCGACGATGCGCAAGTCCTGCGCAAGCGCCGCGACCTGGAGGACGTCATCTTCATCGAGACGACGTTCCTGACCCACCAGCCGCCGGCGCGGTTTCAGCAGGCAGTGGAGCACGCGGCGAAACTGCTCGATGAGGGAGCGATCGCGCCGCTCGAACTTGCCCTCGACGTCCGGCGCGCCCGCGCCCGCAACATCCGGCCGCTGGAGCTGGCCGACCGCCGGGCAACCGTGACGCCGGTGGATGACGGTCCCCCGGCCGAGATCGGCCTCGACGAGGCCCCGGCGTTCGCCGAGGAGGTGGTGGTCCGCGACGATGACAGCGGGCCGGTCGACCGGCTGGAGCGCTGGAAGCGCAAGCTGCTCGACCTGTCGCTGCGCAACAAGATGCTGAACTACAAGGACGGCAAGACCAGCGTCGTCATCGAATGCCCCGAGCCCGCCCGTCTCGAAGATCTCCTCTCCTCCGGCAAGCGCTTCCGGCTGCGGCCGCGCTCGGACGTGCTCGGCGCCGACGATCCGCGCGATGCCACGCTGCTGCTTGCCCGCCAGCACGAAGACGTGCGCAAGCGCGCGATCCTGGACGCGCTGGAGCGCGAGGAACTCCACACCACGCTGGCCGACGACGAGCTCGACAGCCGCCTGACCGAGCTGTTCCGCATGTCACGCACGGCGTTCGAGGAGGGCGGCGCCAACGTGCTGTTTCTTGCCCTCGGCTTCCTCTCCTGGACCCCGGCCGAGCGGGCGCGGCCGTGCCGGGCGCCGCTCATCCTGCTGCCGGTCTCGCTGCAGCGGTCGAGCGTGCGCAGCGGTTTCCGTCTCGGCCTCCACGAGGATGAGCCGCGCTTCAACCCGACGCTCATCGAGATGTTGCGGCAGGACTTCCGGCTCGCCATGCCGGAACTGGAGCGCGAGCTGCCGAGCGACGACGCCGGGCTCGACGTCGCCCGCATCTGGCAGATCGTGCGGGCGCAGATCAGGGACATGAAGGGCTGGGAGGTCACGCCCGACGTCGTTCTCTCCACCTTTTCCTTCAGCAAATTCCTGATGTGGAAGGATCTGGTGGACCGCATGGACCTGCTCAAGCGGAACCCGGTGGTCGCCCATCTGATCGACACGCCCAAGCACAGCTACGGCGCGGGCGCCACCTTCCCCGAGCCCGCGAGCATCGACCGCGACCATCACCCGGCCGATCTGTTCGCGCCGCTGTCGGCTGATTCCTCCCAGCTTTCGGCCGTGCTCGCGGCTGCCGCGGGCCGGGACTTCGTGCTGTTCGGTCCGCCCGGCACCGGCAAGAGCCAGACCATCGCCAACATGATCTCCCAATGCCTGGCGCACGGGAAGACGGTGCTGTTCGTGTCGCAGAAGACGGCGGCGCTGGAGGTGGTGCAGCGCCGGCTGCGCGACATCGGGCTCGGCGAATATTGCCTTGAGGTCCACTCGACCAAGGCCCAGAAGTCGGCCGTGCTGGGCCAGCTCAGGACAGCCTGGCACGAGCGCGCGGCGCCCACGGCCGAGGACTGGCACGCGGCCGCGGGGCGGCTCGCGCAATTGCGCGACGAGCTCAATGCCTTGGTCGCCGCGCTGCATCGGCGCCGCGCCAATGGCACGACGGCGCACGAGATGTTCGGACGCGTCGTCGCGGCCCGTGGCGCCTACGGCTCGGTGGTGTTCGACTGGCCGGCGGAGCACACGCCCGCGTATCTCGAAGAGTTGCGCACGCTCGTCCACGAGATCCGGACCGATCTCGTCGTGATCGGTTCACCGACCGAGCATCCCCTGGTCGGGATCACGACGGCGGAGTGGTCGCCGGCGTGGCGGGCGGCCGTGCAGCAGGCCGCGGACGCCTACCTGTCAATGGCGCGCGCCCTCGACGGCCGGGCGGCTGCGTTCGCGGCTTCGATCGGCGTTCCTTCGGTCGAGACGCCGGCGGCGATCGCGCTCCTGTGCGCACTGGGCCGGCTGCTGAGCGATCCGCAGGCGCAGGTCGGTGCAGGCTTCCTGTCGCCCCAGGCCGACGCGTTGCGGGACGCCATCGACGCGCTCGGTGCGCTTCGGAAGCGGGCGCGGCCGCTGCGCGAGGGGCTGAGTGCGCCGTTCCGGGCGAGCGTCTTCCGGGAGGATCTGCGTGCCCTCCTCGGCGAATGGATCGAGGCCACCAACGCGAACTTCCTGGTGCGCAGCGGCCGCCAGAAGCAGGTTCGCCAGAAGCTGCAGCCGTTCGCGACCGGGCCGCTCGGCGCGAACCTCGGGAGCGATCTCGCGATCCTGCTGGACCTGCGCGATCTCGCCGCCGAGGCGGAGTCGACGTGCGGGACGCTCGCCGCGCTCGACATCGCGACCAACGGGCTGGACACCGAGGTCGATGCGCTGGCGCCGGCGATCGCCTGGGCCGACGAGGCGCGCCGGCTCTCGGCTGCGCTCGCTCCCGTGCTCGGCATCGAGGCCGAACGGATCGAGGGGCATCTCCTTTCGCTGGTGACCGAATACGCGGCCCTGCTTGCGCCGGGGAGCGGCGCCTGCGTCGCCCACGCGGCGCTGGAGGCTGCGTGGAACGCGTTCCGTCCGGCCCACGAGCGGCTGATCGCGTTGGCCGATGGAAGCTCGCCGGCCGGGTTCGTCGTCGACGAGCCGTCGTGGCTGGCACGCAGCGTCGCCATCGTCGAGCGCTGGCTGGCGAACATCAACCGCGCGCCGGACTGGTGCCGCTGGAATGCGACGGCAGCGCGCGCGCGGGCCATCGGCCTCGGCCCATTGGTGGACGCGATCGGCAGCAGCAAGATAGAGCCCGACGAAGCGGGCGCGGCCTTCGAGGTCGCCTATGCCCGCTGGGGAGCTGAGCGCATCATCGGCGAGGATCCGGTGCTGCGGACGTTTTCCGCGGTGCGCCACGAGGACGCCATCGCGCGCTTCCGCGCGGCCGACGAACGGGTCGCCGAGCTCGCCAAGCGCGTGGTGCGGGCGCGCCTCAGCGGCAACATTCCGACGCCGACGGCGTTCGGCGCGGATCCGGAATGGGGCACGCTGGCGCGCGAGCTGGCCAAAAAGGCGCGGCACCAGCCGCTCCGCCAGCTGTTCGCCCGGATCCCGACCGTGCTCACCAAGCTCACGCCGTGCGTGATGATGAGCCCGCTGTCGATCGCCCAGTACCTGCCGCCGGACAGCGTGCCGTTCGACGTGGTGATCTTCGACGAGGCCTCGCAGATCCCGGTGTGGGACGCCATCGGCGCCATCGCTCGCGGCCGCCAAGTGGTTATCGTCGGCGATCCCGAGCAGCTGCCGCCGACCAGCGTCGGCGAGCGTGGCGTCGACGAGATCGACGATGCCGCCGACATCGACGACCAGGAGAGCATCCTCGACGAGTGCCTGGCGTCGAACATCCCGCAGCGTCGGCTCGACTGGCACTATCGCAGCCGCCACGAGAGCCTGATCGCGTTCTCGAACCACCACTATTACACGGGCCGGCTCGTCACCTTCCCCTCGCCGGTCACCGAGGACCGGGCGGTGCGCTACGTCCATGTGCCCGGCGGCGTCTACGAGCGTGGCGCCGGCCGGGTGAACCGGACCGAGGCGCGCGCCGTCGTCGCCGACATCGTGCGGCGTCTGTCCGAGCCCGAGTTCGCGTCGCTGCGCTCCTCGCTCGGCGTCGTCACCTTCAACGCCGAGCAGCAGCGGCTGATCGAGAACCTGCTCGACCAGGAACGCCGCGCCCGCCCCGACCTTGAGGTGTTCTTCGATCCGGCGCGCTGGCACGAGCCGGTGTTCGTGAAGAACCTCGAAAACGTGCAGGGCGACGAGCGCGACGTCGTGCTGTTCTCGGTGGCCGTGGCGCCGAGCGAGAGCGGGCGCGGGGTCGCCACCATCTCCTCGCTGAACAAGTCGGGCGGTCATCGCCGCCTCAACGTCGCCATCACCCGCGCCCGCAAAGAGATGGCGGTGTTCGCCACGCTGCGGCCCGAGGACATCGACCTGTCGCGCACCAACGCGCGCGGCGTGGCCGAATTCAAGCATTTCCTGGAGTTTGCCGAGCGCGGCTCGCGCGCGCTCGCCGAAGCCTTCTCGGTCGCCGGGCATGCGCCCGATTCCCCCTTCGAGGAGGCGGTGAAGGCCGCGCTGGAGGCGCGGGGCTGGACGGTCCATGCCCAGATCGGCGTCTCCGGCTTCCGCGTCGATCTCGGCGTGGTCGATCCGGACGCGCCGGGCCGCTATCTCGCCGGTGTCGAATGCGACGGCGCGACCTATCACCGCTCGGCAACGGCGCGCGACCGCGACCGGCTGCGCGAGCACGTGCTCACCGGCCTCGGCTGGCGCATCCGCAGGGTCTGGAGCACGGACTGGTGGTTCGATCCTGAGTGGGCGGCGGACAGGCTGCACGACATGCTGCTCGCCGATCTGGACGCTGCGCGGGCCGCACGCGCAGCGCCGCCCGAGCCTGCAAATGTTGCCGAGTCCGAGCCGGGCGAACGGACCGACACCGACCTCCTTTCAGAGGACTTGGTTGCAGAGAACGGAGGCCCGCTGCCTGGTCGGTTTGCCGAAGAACCGGCCTATGATGACGACGTCACGGGCACTCCTGCGCCGACGTCTGCTGCAGACCAGCCGGACCCATGGCCTTTGTCGCAAGACGTGGAGCCGCGGCGCATGTATGCCGAGGCTGCGCAGATGCCTGCAGCATCGTCCGCGCCGCCGATCGAGGCGACCGAAGCCGTCTACAGGATCACCGATTTGCAGGCGGCCGGCTTCACGCCGGATGGTGGGCGCTTCTACGAGCCCCAATACCGCGCCGAGCTTCGGCGCATGGTTGCCCACATCATCGCGACCGAGGGACCGATCTTCGAGGACGTTCTGGTGCAGCGCATCGCGTCCCATCACGGCTTCGCGCGGGCCGCAAGCCGGATCCGCGAGGTTGTGATCGGTGCGGTTCCGGCAGACGTTCGGCGAACTGCCGAGGGCGAGCGCATCGTCTGTTGGCAGCCCGGTGCCGACCCATCGCAGCCGGTGCCGTTCCGCGCCTCGCCCTCGGGCCAGCGCGACCACTCCGACGTACCGCTCGTCGAGCTGGCGTCGCTCGCGAAACGGTTCGCGGATGAAGGCCACGACGACGAAGCCGTCGTGCTGATGATGGCGCGGCACCTCGGGCTCGGCAGGTTGAGGAGTTCGACGCGCCTGCGCCTGGAGGAGGCTGTGCGGCTCATATCGTTGGACTGA